The DNA window ggagagagactgcatgctttcttcttgtatatctttgagcatttgaagatcatatgagtcaaaatatttgaaatatggtgggaaaattttggggtatgacagcctcATACGATCAAAGAAATCATTTGGCTCCCTCTACCTAGGAGATGGAATATGTGAAACACAGATGGACCGTTTGTTAACTCTTGCGCATCTTCTGGAGGGCTTTCTCACAATCATAGAAGTGATTTCTTGTATGGCTTCTCTGATGTGGTTGATGGGAACTAATCCCTCCATGCTGAGCTATTTGGTGCCATTAGAGCTATTGAGATTACTTCACACTTTGGTTGGTCTAAATTATAGTTGGAAACTAATTTGAAAATGGTCATCCTTGCAACTCATGACTCAAAAATAGTCTCTTGGAGCATTCAAACTAGGTGGCTTAATGTTATGGTTAAAGTTAGACATATGGAATTTTTCACCACTCATATATATAGGGAAGAAAACCATTATACAAACAAGTTAGCTTCTAAGGCCTCCCTTCCTACTCCCAAATAGTTTGGAATTCCACTCCTTTCTTCCTAGTTTCTTCTTGGTACAAGAACAAACTATTTCTTTTTCGGCAAAATATCCATTTTAGTCCCTTAACTATATCCTTGGGTCTAGACTGACCCCTTAATTCCTTTTCGTGTCACATTGGTCTCTTAGCtttcaaaatatttcattttagacCTTCTTGTCTAATTAGTGACAGATTTTTAGCAACTGATTTCAAAGTTTTTTCGTCGCTAATTaaacaaaaaggactaaaatgaaatattttgaaaattaagagATCAAAGACACGAAAAAATTAAAGgaccaaaataaatattttgccttatttttctatttataataTGTGACATTTATAAAAATGTTACTTTTTAGGTTGAATTAAATATTAGGCTTTAAATtgtaaacaatattttttattatttattaatgagaaaaataataCATGAGTTgaaacaataaataattaataatattataaaaaaaaattataattaaaaaacttTATTGGTTgtcttgatattttttaaaaatacatataaaGATATGgagaaaataatatgaaaaaataGGAGATGTACttataaaacaattttacactgtcaagtAATGAAAGAATATCAAGTATTTTGCCAATTcacctttaaattttaaaattatttaaatgatATGATAAATTATTGGTTTATTCTTGAACgatagtgtaaaactattttacattgtCCGTGCATGCCTATTAATCTCAAATAATATATAAGATCatgttgttacaaaaaaaaatatattcaaggATCACTCtattataagaaaataatttaagggATTCCGGTATAATTTTGCCAAAAAAGAATTATAACttgacaaaaaatatttattattatccatttaaaatttgaaaaaataacattttttatatGTCTATTACTATAtccttaaaataaaattattaaaaaataatttttttggatcTCACATAATTATTTGAAGATTCAgtcaaacaaaattttaaataaaatacacttattagattataaatattatttttttggacTTCATATAATAATTTGAAGATTCAGTCAAACAAGATTTTAATAAACATTTGACTAGTAATAAATGGAAGcacttgaatatatatatattaataatattattggtttaataaaatataaagttatatatttattattagataataaaagtaaaaatattaaaatacatatcCTTTCATGAAAACCTCCATTTATCTCAACACCTCTATAAATTTATCGTCACTTTCTATTTGAAATATATATCTCtctcttccaaaaaaaaatttgcTTGTGTTGTGCTAATTGTAAACAATGAATGATGTTCCAATTCGATCATCTCCCAGTACCACTAACCATGGCACTGAGGTTGATGTTAGTGGAACTCGAGAAATGTGTGATGTTCCAATTCAATCAGTTTCCCTCACCAACAACATGGAGTTTGATTCCTCTTCAACACAAAACAATGTTGGTGGAAAAACATGCCACCAGGTTGATTCTTAAgcctttatatattttatttatttaacaaattatatAAACTAAATTCTTCAAGTTCATATATATGTAGAGCCAACACAAAAAGAGAACATGGTTACATTCAattatttcatttaattaaacaattatcGATGATGCCAACATATTAGTGTCCCattatgtggatgtgtttgtgtTGATGGTTCATGGTTATATTTAATTATTCCATTTTATTAAATTTGTACTTTTAGGTAAATGTGTTAAATAGAGTTTAATTAATGGGTtacaattgatgtttgatgaattGTAAGTATAAACGATTCTCATATCTGGTTCACATTGCCTGTATTATTAACTTAAGTATCACGATCCATGTTTTGATTGCAAATCTTTTATAAATTCCCAAGTTAATGTGAAAAATCGAAATATTCCTTGATGGATTATGAGTGATGGATCTTTGAAGGCTTATTCTTTGTGTGTTTATCTCGATTTataattttatgttcatatgtatTTTCTTTAGTTTTTTATTAAAAGCGAGTGCTAACCCAATATAAAAGGAACAGAGACAAAACAGCCGAATCAGAATATAcaaccacaaaccaaaaaacGATTAATTTTTTTCATGGGTAAATTGCTTATAATGGGaattatatgaaaaataaaaaaatctattgATAGTTTGTAAGGTGATTGTATTTTGAGGTTTAACCACACTAGCTATAAATTTGGTGTATCCGATTAATTTCCAATTTTTGAAGTTTATTTTGATACTAACATGTTTGTTTACATGATTTTTTACATTGAAGTGTCGTCAAATAATCAAAGATGTTGCTGCAATCTGTAAAAATCCAAGGAATGGGAAGCCATGTGTAAACAAGGTTTGCCAAAAATGCCTCAAAAATAGGTTTGTTTCacctttttcatttttaatttggtCTCATtgtgtgttttttattttgtacATTGACGATTTTTGCGTATTGAATATAGATATGGGGAAATGGTAAATGAGGTAAATTCTTTGACTGATTGGAATTGTCCGAAGTGCAGGGGAATTTGTAATTGTAGTTGTTGCAGGTAAGTTGTTCCATGATTAACTAGTCTGAATTTTTAATTTTGTGTGTTTGTTCTTATAGAATATTGACATTGTAGGAGAAACAATGGTCTAGAACCTACTGGTGCTCTATCTAATACAGCAAAGGCATCCGGTTTCAAATCAGTGTCAGAAATGCTTATCAATGAGGAGTCAATGGATTTCGAATTGAACAAGGTTAATAATGTGGATGTTGTGCCTTCACATGAAGCAACTTTGGGAAATGTATGCAATTCAAACTAATGAATTCACTTTGTTTTATGGTTACTAGCTTCTCCTCACGTATGCAATTCAAACTAATGACGAAAAGTGAAATAAATGTTTTGATTATCATAGTAGTTTTAATGTTTGGTTATTATATACTACAGGATCTTATACTAGATCCATCTGCTATTAATGATACTGAAGGTGGTATTTCAAGTATGGACATTGAACAACATCCAAATGTCGGGAAAGGTGTTGTAGATACTAAAATAGTTGAGAAAGAAATTCCTTTGCCTACTGCCACAGAGATTACAGCAATATTAGACATTGAGCTTCGACCGGAAGATGTTGGAAATGCATTGCAGTTTCTAGAATTTTGCCGAGTGTTTGGAGAGGTATGCCTTTGTCATCGTTGATTTTTGTTCTTATGTTGAATTTTCTCTTAAATCATGTTTGATTGATTGCAATTTAGGTTTGCAGCTAAATTGACCTAatgaatatattattaattataaaaattattttaatgcaAATAATAGTCGCAAAACGTAAGTTGATTGTTCCAACATTAAGAGACTTTTATCTAATAAAGTTTAAATCAATcaataatcatgaaataaaattaggactatttactattttataaatatcatgcAATCTAAAAACCATTCCCTGGATTTACTTTGTAATTGATAATTTAAATGgtgtttaattggttattctTTACTTGAATTCCATTAAATTGAACTAAGTTCTCTAgacataaagtttttttttttaatatttgacataattttattttataaatgctTTCCAAATTGCTTTCGATATCGAGACATGATTATAATTGCTTTCCAAATTTACTCACATTTCTCCCTATTTATAATCAGGCGCTCGATATCGAGAAAGGAGAAGGTGAAGCAATTTTACAATCATTGATACGTAAACAAAATGTGTGTCAAGGTGAAAGCACCTTAGTTGTTGAACTCCAAAGCAAACTGTTGACTCTGATAGTATCTGATTCAAGAACTAAGTGAGTTTATCTCACAATTCATTTTGCTAACGCATCTATTTCATTTATGAAGGGAGAGAGAAATTTATTTTGTATAAAATGTTTCAATGAactttgttaattatttattacttTGGTGCAGGTCCCCATCCTTAACTACTAGTGATGGAAATAATTCATGGTTGAAAATTCTGCaagatttaataattaaatctgATCTTGTTCTAAAAGAATTTCCCATAGATTGGCTTAATGAAGGCATTGGTGGATATTATGATTTGGATATATCTAAAAAGCTTacccttttgaattttatttgtgaTGAAGCACTGGGCACTACGTAAGTAATTCATGATCAAACAAGAAATtatacttagaatttttctattaCTTCATTGTTTGCTTCACTTTCATCATTTGAttaattttttcttcttcctttGTATTCTAAATAATAGTCTTATTTATGTAAAAGGAGATAAACTTTTTGAATATATATGTTCAGGAAACTAAGGAGTTATATTGATGATCAAAATGTAAAATATgctgaaaaaaagaaagaagctaAATGCAAAGTTGCTGCAGCTAAGGAGAAGGTATGTAACAAATAGTTCATGTCAAAACAACAATGATTAAACACCTCACATATCTACGaattaatatttaaactaatCATCATTTCGTTGATGTATATAAATCGAATAAATTTTTGTTGCAATAtattagaaaaatattattttatttaaattatatcaaGCATATGAGTTGGTTTCCTTTATTTTAGCATTATCTTTCTTACATTAAACAAAATTTTGTATATTTgtttttcatatttaaaatatttatatatttttaagttGACACAAGTTGGTTTAatatttgttatttgtttttagAGTAGTGCTATCATAATGTATAACATGGTTCTTTTATTATTGTGTACATGTTATCTACAGGAAAAGAGTCTTAAGAAAAATTTGCGGGATGAAATGGAAAAAGATGCTATGTCAAATGTGGATAGACTTTCGATATCAGAACCTAATGAACTTATTGTAACACTAAAAAGTGAAGCATCCAAAGCTCACACCGAGTTTCTTGAGGCAAAAGACGCAATTTCTAAATGTATGAATATATGACCTATATATATTGTAATAATTTTAATGGTAATTCAAtgatttacatttttttttcttttactattGCAGGGAAACAAAGTTCAGATGCTATCAGAATTGAGCCTGAGTTCTCCAATAGTAGTGGTCAATCATTTTGGAAGTTAAAGAGTTATAATAGTGAATGTGATCTCTTAATGCAAGGTAATTCTCACAAAAAACTAGCCTAATTTTCTTGAATAATGGCATTAAAATTTAGGCATTTTCTAGTTTTCTAAAGGATAAAAATTTACAGATATCACATTAAAGCAAGAGGATGCGACTCTTGCCGAAGAAAAATGGCTTTTTTATGGTCCTGAACAGAAGGATGAGATTGATATGTACATTAATTCAAGGTACACACTTTTATTTAAGTCATACCTAGTTAACAATGTAGTTTAGAATATAAAACAAAGTTTTCTGACTAATTAAAACCATATTTATCACATATATTAGGAATCTTAACATGATTATTTCTTAAACATTTTGAATTTACAATAGTAATACTAGCAGATTATTCAAACTATGCAATGGTCATTCAAGTATCAACTTATAATATTTATGATCATAAATCTCAACGTGTAATTTAAgtattgaatatttttttatgctTTGTAGTTCAATTTGAACTCTCCCCTAACCTCAGTAGGGTGAATAAGTGGAACAATTTTGTTAATGACACACTAATAATGTATATTTCTTTTCTGTCATGTTTGCAGAACTAAAAGAAATGAGTGAAGACACATCACTAAAAGTTTGCTTAGAAGGAGTGTCACAATTACAAGAGAAACAAGATGGATtacttaatgaaaataaaatagaagtcTAAAGGAGTAACTGAAGTGAGAGAAAAGTTAAACCCTCTCCACTCATGAAAgaaatttattttcaataatgTTTGGAAAATTTGTCAGCTGAAATATTTGACAGTCCTAGTTGATTGCTTGTGTTATTTCCTTTTCTTAGAGCTTATTGGCTacatatttgataaaaaataaacccTTTTTAATGGAAATCAAATGTTCATTAAATGATTTCGCTAGCTTCACATGGATTTATCCTTTTAAAACAAAATTCAGATACAACATATGCCTTTCTCCAATTCAAAAACTTGATAGAAAATCAGTTcaacaaaagaataaaaataattgaatggCATGGTGGTGGTGAATATAAGGCAGTCAAAGACATGCCATTGAAGCAAGAGTACAGTTCAAGATGTATTGTCCATATACCTCCCAACAAAATGGTAGGGCTGGGAGAAAATAGAAACACATTGCAACTTTTGGGCTAAGAGAAAATACAAAAAAGGCGTTTTAGCTTCAATTTTGGACTCGGTCTCAACTCCAACGCTAGTAACATCAATTTATCATCACACACACACAATCATAAACAAGTTTTCAAACTTATTTTTATCAAGAAAACACTTCTAAAAATGCCTTGAAGTCATGCTAGATGACTTGAGAGTTGTAAGGAAAGTTCTTGGAAAAACTTTTTCCTTGCCAATCGAATATCATTTATAACTGATCAATTGAGTTAGTGCAAAAATATGCCCTAAGCAATTAGGATAACATCTTAATGATAGGCAAGGGctattttttttgcattttaaaACTTATTAATTGGTTATTTTTAGGCCAACCAATCGATTAGAGCATTATGTCAATCAATTGTCCCATCAATTATGACcctaaatttttttccttttttgtgtCCACCTCTAGCCCATAAACAAATGTCTCTTCCCACATTTTTTTACATCCAGAAAAGTGAACCTTCATTCCTCACTTATCACTATCTCtctctaaaaatatttctttctaCTTTCTCTAACTAAAGTTTAGTCATAGCGCTTTCGAAAAAATCGCTTTGCAAGTGAGACAGCTGTATTTCTGGAAGGATGGATTTGTAAGTTTGTTAAGGAAGTTTTTTTACCTTGGTCTAACAATACATCTATTTAgggattttttttgtttcaaaattaaACCTGTTAAAAGCTTGGTTTAACTTTATTCGGTTTAAGCTGAGCCCGATATTAAAATATTGTTAAGTTTCAAGATTAGTCTGGTATTAAAATCATCTAGGTTTTTGGTTAGACCATAGTTCAGTTCGTGAGCTCATCCTGGTGTTAAAAACTCTCTCAGGTTCAAGATTAGCCCGTGCATAATATTGGTTTGAATCTTGAAGAACAAGCTCTCCAAGTTTATTGTGGAACGAAGACTAAACACTTTAATCCACTGTTTGGAAGGAAGACTCGCCGCTTCATTATTTATTCTTTGTTTAGATGGAAGTTAGCCACAAACTTCATTTTCCTTGTATAAATGGGTTTGAGAGTTCAACCTACTAAAATCTCTTAAGTTTTACCCTCTTCTCTGTGTAGTCACGTGTCTAATCACTACACCAAATTTGATATTTTGTATCGcttaatttaatagcactttaaaaaaatgctattaaaaaggaaacaaacacatctataatagcactttatAGTGGGACGCTAGTATAGGATACAGTGaatgtgattttgatagcactttgtAAGAAAATGCTATTATTAAACTTCACTAAGATAGCACTTTCTTTAAAACACTATTAATATTCTTCACTATGTTAGCACTCTTTTAGAAACACAATTAGTTTTCTTCCCTAATCTTCACTaaaagagcgcttttaaaaaaacGCAATTATTTGACTATCATTTGTTAGCGTTGGCAGGAAAGcgctatttaattataaaatatgtaataaataataaaattaattataaaaagaaaaagtctTTTGGCGAATAACCTTTTGTTTTCGACCACAAAGTTTTTGCAAAAAACAAAACACATATCCACTTCCTTCGACCTAGCATAGTCCTCTTCGTCCTCTGATTCATCGATTCAATCAGTGTTCTTCTACCtcagtcctcttcttcctctgattTATGCACTTTTCGCACGGTCAGTTCAGATTCACCTCTGATTTCCACTCGAATAGAAAGAATAAAGAAAACTCAATCTCCGTTGAACTCAGCCTTCGTCAGCTCACCACCGTCATCTTTATGTTCATTGGTATCTGATAATCTTTGTTTTGTCAGATTATTACTTTATGTTGTAAATTGTAAAATTAGGGATTTGAATTTGAAGATAATTTAGTTTCTACCATTGTTAACTAATTATAAGTGAATCCTTAATTTTTCTGAGCTTTGCAATATTTTAACCTAATTTGAAGATTCACGGTAAATAACAttgtgtttttgattggtgtaTGAAATTGGGGTTTTTGTTAGGTGGAAAGTTGGTTcatcagattactaagaagaagACCTGAGTGTCCTGTTACTGGAATAAAGATCCAAAGGGTATGAATctatataaagtttgatttgcaCTTATCAATGGACAAACAGGGATGGATTCAAAAGGGGAAACTCCCTGCTTCCAATATTATATGTTATTTCCAGATAATTACGAATTATGTTTTCATGTTTTATACACTTTATTGGTCCTATGAACAGTAGTGATTCACCAAGAGATGTTGGTTTAAAGGCCATAGAAAAGATGGAGATCAGCTTATAATTGTTGTCATTCTTtcaacactacaagaaaattgttgATTAGCTGGGTGAATTTGCCAGGTGAAAAACACCTCGCAAATTATTGCACTTGTGGGATGCATAACACCTCGCAACtcagttttttttggaaaaataaatattaatgtttttcCATCTCGCAAAGGAGGgaaaaaagtttgaaaatttggaaaaaaagtTGCAGGGTGTTAAACACCCCGCAACATTGTTTTAAAAAAGTTGttggaaaataaaaaattgctTTTACTGAAAAGTCAGGGTGGCAGGTGACCGTATGATGCTTTTACTGACACAAATGTTGCGAAGTAAAAAACACCCCGCAAGTTGCAACGTATTTGTACGTTGCCAGGTGAAAGCCACTCCgcaagttttttttgaaaattttgaaaaaaagtaaTTCTGGCAATTAATGATAGCACAGAGTACCAGGTAAGTGTTGCGGGGTGATATTTGCATTTGCGGGGTGCTTTCCACCTGGCAAATTTGAGCTTTTTTTGTAGTGCAATGATGACATGgcatttgtaaaatttgaaaaaaaatcgaTCTTTTatatatgtgtgattgtgttcaAGCTAATTAACAAAACCAAAATATTATACGCCAACATAAGCGACGACATCTATaactaaaatttttttatttaatttattttgaccaTCATACCTTTCAACTGCTTTGAACATTGCTATATAATTTTTGCAGATTGGTGAAAGGAAGAAGATTTGTAAATCTGTTGGAAAGCAAGGTAAGGAAACATATTCATGGTTGGTTGcctttatttagttttttttttgtcattAGTTTTTATTAGTAGATGATGTTCAATTCCACTGTATATATGTGTTAGGGATTTAATAATTGACTTACATTGCTGGCTATTAGACTACTTGGACAGTTGATAAGCTATAAGCATGAATCTTTAAATTAACAAAAGCAATACCAATTAAAAGTGGAAAAAGAATAAAGGTAAATAAATGGGTATGGGCAATAGTTTCTTCTTGCGAcatataaaaaacacaaaaaggaTTGTTACTCACCGAAATGATGTTGCGTTTGATAAGTTGATCTTTGGTAGCTATTCTCTAAGTAAAACTCTCCGTCCAAAAAATAGCAATTTAGGTGGAGCTTCAACCTTCCACAACGAAACTAGCGCCTTCGCAGTCACTTCTTGACAAACATAACATGCAGAATCCGCAGACAAAAATAACTCCCGACATCGTCCACTCATAACCATCTTCGGACTTCACTACCCAAAGAGACCTCAGATAACACCTCCTGTAATTCATCTCCTACCAACAGAAAAGAAGGGTCGTTTATATCTATACAGGCCTCCAAGTTCCAAGACCAATCACTACCACTCCACGAGACAAATTCCGCCACGCTGCAATTCTTACTAAAAGCAACAGCAAAAGCCTCTGGAAAAGCGTCCATAAGGGCTTTATTTCCCAGCCATCTAGACTGCCAAAATGTTGTCCCACGACCAATGTTCACAATATATGTAATAGCACCTGTGAAAAGATTAATACAATTATGAACAAAATTTCTAGATAGAATCATATCATGCCACCATATAGAATCCATGTGATTTAACACAGAGTCATTCCCAATTAAAACTTTAATAACTGGATTACATATCTTCCTCTAAGCAAACTACTACAAATCGCCTCAGACTCATTTACAATCCTCCACTTCATTGTTGTAGCAGAGCCAAATTTAAAATCTTGACATCCTTTACTCCCAAACCACCTTTTTTATTTGGTTTGCAAAGTGATTTCCAACTTACGCAGTGGATAGTACGACCAGCTTCTTTCTTATTCTATAAAAAATTACATTGTCTTTTCTGAATCTCATTAATCACTTTTGAAGGAGCCctataaaaagataaagaaaatatCAGTATTGCATTCAACACTGAGTTAATCAACATCACTCGACCCGCCAAGTTCAAGTGTCTACCTTTCCAAGTAGCCAATATAGATTTCAGCTGAGATATTAAATCCTTCCACATTGAGATCTTTCTCGGACTATCCTTAACATTAACCCCAAGATAATTGaatggaaaaaaattaatatcacAATTCAAAAAACTTGAGGCCGCTTCCATTAGCCAATCACTAACGTGTGTATACTATATAACTTGCTCTTTAGAAAATTAATTTTCAGCCCCGACATCAACTCAAACCCTCAGAGAATAGACTTAATTATCCAAAAATTATCACTACAACCATCCGCCACTATAATCGTATCGTCCGAAAATTGCACTAGGTTGACTTCTTCTTCTCTGTTGATCTTAAAGCCTCTAAAGACTCCTAATTCCACCGCCCTCCTCATTAGACGCGACAATGCCTCCGTGACAAAACGAGAAGAAAAAGGGAGATAGGATCCCCTTGACGAAGCCCTTTTTCCACCTTGAAATCCTTTGTAGTTCTGCCATTAATAATGATTGAAGAATAACTTGTGAA is part of the Vicia villosa cultivar HV-30 ecotype Madison, WI linkage group LG2, Vvil1.0, whole genome shotgun sequence genome and encodes:
- the LOC131647390 gene encoding uncharacterized protein LOC131647390, whose protein sequence is MNDVPIRSSPSTTNHGTEVDVSGTREMCDVPIQSVSLTNNMEFDSSSTQNNVGGKTCHQCRQIIKDVAAICKNPRNGKPCVNKVCQKCLKNRYGEMVNEVNSLTDWNCPKCRGICNCSCCRRNNGLEPTGALSNTAKASGFKSVSEMLINEESMDFELNKVNNVDVVPSHEATLGNDLILDPSAINDTEGGISSMDIEQHPNVGKGVVDTKIVEKEIPLPTATEITAILDIELRPEDVGNALQFLEFCRVFGEALDIEKGEGEAILQSLIRKQNVCQGESTLVVELQSKLLTLIVSDSRTKSPSLTTSDGNNSWLKILQDLIIKSDLVLKEFPIDWLNEGIGGYYDLDISKKLTLLNFICDEALGTTKLRSYIDDQNVKYAEKKKEAKCKVAAAKEKEKSLKKNLRDEMEKDAMSNVDRLSISEPNELIVTLKSEASKAHTEFLEAKDAISKWKQSSDAIRIEPEFSNSSGQSFWKLKSYNSECDLLMQDITLKQEDATLAEEKWLFYGPEQKDEIDMYINSRTKRNE